Genomic DNA from Peribacillus simplex:
TCCTTTTACTACCAATTATTTCAAGACCTTTTTGAAGAAATCTCCGGTATCTTGGAAGTTCAAAATAAGGATGAGTCATTTGAACATGTGAAATCCGTTTGTATGGCAACTGCAGGAAATCGATCGTCAATGCTAAAAGATATAGAAAATGGCCGTAAAACGGAAATTGATGCTATTTTGGGTCATATCCTCTCGGAGGCAAAGAGTAAAGGGAAAAGTGATTGCCTGACATCTTCTCTATATAAGATGGTCAAAGGAAAAGAGTCTCAGGGGGGATGAGAATGTGACGTACGTAGTTTCAAACCTTGCCGCGATATTTATTACCTTGCCTTTTGTAGGGTATTTACTTTTTTTTATCAGTGCAAAACAATTCACTGGAAACCATAGGCGCTCCGTTCAATTTGCAATGGACATGAGTACGCTGCTGTTCATATTATCCGTCCATTATTTGATCATTACGATTTGGGATAAGCAAATTCTTTGGGTGATCATGCTGATCATGATCATCAACGCATTCGTGGTGGTCCTTGTCCATTACAAGGTAAAAGAAGAAATCATTTTCCATAAGGTATTAAAGGGTTTTTGGAGAGTGAACTTCGCCTTCTTTTTTGCGGCTTACCTTCTATTATTTTTCTTTGGAATAATTACAAGTATTACGAAGATATTGACTACATAACATAGAACATCGCATCAATTTTCTGCTGCTGGGCAACTTCTTTTGTTTTCTTAAACCGGAATGTTATACTCTAAAAAGAATTGTAGTTGCAGAGAAAGGGAGAACAGAAATGGAGATGAAAGATCTCGCGTTACCATCTTTAAACCGTTTTGCATCGGACTATTTACTAAACCGTCTTGAAACGGAGGATTATTTTCACTATGACTTGTCTAAGCCTGGCATTTATCTCAATAGATATAATGAATTGATGAACCGCTCTTTTTTACGTGATGAATTGTCGGACTACATACAACAATACATGTCTCGTTTTTCAATCAGTGAGGCAGTTAAGGGGAATATTGAAAGGTTGCGCAGGGATGATTCCGTGGTTGTGATTGGAGGACAGCAGGCTGGGTTATTATCAGGGCCGCTGTATACCATTCATAAAGTGATTTCGATCATTAAGCTTGCGGAAGAACAGGAAAAAGAACTGGGGCAGCCAGTCATTCCAGTTTTTTGGATAGCTGGAGAAGATCATGATTTGGCTGAAGTCAATCATGTTTATGTTATGAAAAACGGTAAACCCGATAAAAAAAACTATCCTTCCTATCAGCCGTATAAAACAAT
This window encodes:
- a CDS encoding DUF3397 domain-containing protein → MTYVVSNLAAIFITLPFVGYLLFFISAKQFTGNHRRSVQFAMDMSTLLFILSVHYLIITIWDKQILWVIMLIMIINAFVVVLVHYKVKEEIIFHKVLKGFWRVNFAFFFAAYLLLFFFGIITSITKILTT